CCAAAACTCTTGCTGGTCTGTTATTTCCGTATTTCTTTATATCACTTTACAATTTTTATAACAGGAATTATAACAGAAACTACACCTACCACTTAATTATGCTTCTTGTATGTCTCTTTGTAATGATAAATGCTTTCTCATCGGCGGTACTGATTTCTTTAGCCCTGGGCCTTTTCTTAACTGCATTTATATGGTTCAGGGCTAAGTTAAAATTTATATTGCCGTTTGCCGTTCTGGTATTTTCTTTAAAATTTCTTAATCCTGGGAAATATAGCATCACCCCATCCGGTGAAATAGTTCCAGTTAGTCTTTACGATGTAATCTTAGCGCGCACTGTTACCCGGCTGAGTATACAGATGGAAAAAACTTTTGAATACAGAGCAATAAAATATATATTTGAGGAAAAACCATATTTTATAGTTACAGGATTGGGTTTAGGAATGTTTCCGTATTATATAACTGGTGGAGGTAGACATGGGATCGACCCCATTGATTCTCAATGGATTGCATTCTTAGTTGATTTCGGTCTGATTGGCATATTTTTGTTTCTTAAATTTTTTTTCAAAATTTATAAGCTAAAATACACTGAAATATTCAGCAGAAACATTTTGTTTAATTCTTGTTTAATTGGCCTGTTTGCAGCCTATTTATTGGGCTTAGGCATGGGTTCCTATGTTTATATTATTCTATTTCTCTCTCTCTGCTTGGCTGTTTACAAAAATCACTTTACGGAAAATTTTATTCAAAAGTCATAAATAACCATTTCTGGTCTATTATGCATAATTCACGATAAAAATTCTTCGTATGAAACTCCTCTGTGTCACCCCCAGTTATTATCCTGCCTTTCAATTTGGCGGGCCAATATTTGCGGTTCATAACTTAAATAAGGCACTTGTAAAAAAGGGAGTTGATGTAACCGTTTATACTACCAATGTTGGGTTGGATACCAAAGCCGAGAACCGAAATCCGAAATCCGAAATTTATTCAGTCATTGATGGTGTAAAAGTGTATTATTTTACCTTCGTAAAATTCCTTGAATTTTTGGGCACCACCGGCTGGCAATTTTCATTGCCAATGGCAAGAGCATTAAATAATAATATAAAAATGTTTGATATTATTTATATTGTCTCCACCTGGAATTTTCCTGTTGCCTTAGCATCGTATTTTTGCAGAAAATATAAAAAACCTTATATTATTTCTCCCAGGGGTCATCTTTACAATTATGTTCTCCAAAAAAAATCCTGGAAAAAATTACCCTACTATTATCTTGTGTTAAGAAGAGATTTACAAAATGCATCTGCCATTCACTATACCACCGAAGATGAAGCAGAACAAAGCAACAGCGCCCTTGGCTTAAAAAACAAATATTTCGTCATTCCTAATGGCATTGATTTAACGGCAAGCAGCAATCTTAAATTCAAACAAAACAAATCTATGCAACAAATAGAACAAATGGAACACGATTTAATTACTCAATTACTCAATAACTTAATAACCAGGCGGATTATCCTCTTCCTCGGCCGCATTCACTGGATAAAGGGTTTAGATATTTTAATTCCAGCTTATGCGAAATTGCTTAAAGAATATAACGATTTGCATTTAATTATCGCCGGGAATGATGAGGCTGGGTATATTAAAAAAGTCCAGAACTTACTCCTGAAATACAATATTCAATATCTTGATTTAACAGATAAATTCAATCAAACTTATAGAATAAATGTCACCGATGAAACTATTTTGTGTCCTGAATCCATCTTCATGCGTAACACACCTCAAGTAACATTTACGGGAATGCTCACGGGAAGCGATAAACTTGAAATTCTTTCCGCTGCGGACATCTTTGTTTTGCCGTCTTATTCTGAGAACTTCGGTATGTCCGTTATTGAAGCCATGGCTTGTGGCATTCCTGTAGTAATATCAAATAAAGTTGGGATTTATAGAGAAGTTGAAAAAAACAGCGCCGGCATTGTTGTTGATGCAAACACTGAAAGTATCTATAAAGGGATAAAAATTCTTCTCGAAGATCCCAAGTTAAGGAGAGATGTAGCTATTAATGGAAGAAAACTTGTTGAAAAGCATTATGATATTGAAAAAATAGCGATGAGAATGATCGAAGTATATAACGAAATTTTATCGTTGCACAAAATATAAGTTAGAAATAAAAATGTATCCTTCCGGCATGTATTCCTTTTGAACCTGCTCCAATCTTTTTGCATCTGATTCATTTTATGTCTAAGCTCCCCATTTCTGTTATTATCCTTACCTACAACGAAGAAAAAAATATAGAAGAATGCCTTAAAAGTGTTTATGGGTGGGTGGAGGAGATTTTTATTGTGGATTCTTATTCTACCGATAAAACACTGGAGATTGCTAAAAAATATACCGACAAAATTTATCAGCATGAGTTTGAAACGCATACAAAACAGTGGCAATGGGCACTTAAAACTTTGCCGGTAATATCTGACTGGATCTTTGGTCTTGATGCAGACCAGCGCGTTTCTATTGAATTGAAAAGAGAATTGGAATCATTATTTTCTAATAACTTAACAGATGTTGATGGCGTTTATGTGTCAAGGAGACAAATATTCTTAGGCAGATGGATTAAATATGGGGGTTACTATCCGAAATATCTATTAAAAATATTCAAGAAAGATAAAGTTTTTTTTGATGAATCTGATTATGTGGATCATCACTTTTATGTCAAAGGTAAAACAATTATACTCAAAAGTGATATAATTGAAGATAATGTAAAAGAACGGGATTCATCGTTCTGGTTGAAAAAACATATCAAATATGCCGAACTTCATGCAATGGAATTTTTGATGCCCCTTAATAAGAAAATCAATCCATCTTTCGCTGGCTCTCCGGACGAAAGAACATTATTTTTGAAAAATATATATCAGAGATTGCCACTTTTTATCCGTCCCTTTCTATATTTCTTCCACCGCTATTTCTTCCGCCTCGGCTTCCTTGATGGCAAGGAAGGGCTTATTTTCCATTTCCTACAGGGCTTCTGGTATCGGTTTCTTGTTGATGCCAAGATTTATGAGATTGAAAAACGGGCGAGGGTGGAAAATCGCCCTATTCAAGAAATTATCAATGAATTTCTTATGAGTATGAAGCAGGAAAGGGGTCAGGAGAAGATAGAAAATCGTTAAGAGAAAATGGAGAATAGGATGGAAAAATTATCAATTCGACAATTGCCGAATTATCAAATGCATCACTACAATGTTTAAATTTATTTTTTTGGTGATAAGAAAATTAAATTGATGAAACATAATATTATCCTCGGTCTGAATGCCTATCACGGCGATTCCTCAGCCTGCATTATAAAAGACGGCAAGTTAATCGCTGCCGTGGAGGAAGAACGCTTTCGCAGAATTAAACACTGGGCAGGATTTCCTGCCGAGGCAATAAAATATTGTCTTTCAGAGGCAAAAGTTAAAATAGAGGATATTGATTATATCGCAATCAATCGAAACCCGAAAGTCCATTTTATCAAAAAGGCATTGTTTGCGCTCAGTGGCAGTTTATCACCTAAACTTGTTATTGATCGGCTAAAAAATGCCGCTCGGGTTCAGGGTATTAAACAAGTATTAGCAAGGGAACTCGGTGTTGATGAGAAAAATATCAGGGCGGAATTTTATAATGTTGAGCATCATATTGCCCATCTGGCAAGTACTTTTTTAGTCTCCCCATTCAAGAAGTCCGCTATTGTTTCAGTAGATGGTTTTGGTGATTTTGTCGGTGCGATGTGGGGTATAGGCGAGGATAAAAAGATTAAGGTTATGGACAAGGTATTCTTCCCTCATTCGCTTGGTCTATATTATCTTGCCTTTACTCAATATCTTGGTTTTCCCAAATATGGGGACGAATATAAAGTTATGGGCCTTGCCGCTTATGGCAAACCAGTAGAAATTGATAAAATGAGAAAGATTGTGAAATTGAATAACAATGGTAAATTTGAACTGAATCTTGATTACTTCGTCCATCATACCGAAGGGGCTACAATGACCTGGGATGGAGGAGAGCCTGTATTGGGTCCGGTTTTTTCTAAAAAGATGGAGCAGGAATTTGGTAAGGCGCGCAAGTATGGTGAAAAGATTACTTCCCATCATGAAAATGTTGCCTCAAGTATGCAAGCAATGTATGAAGAGGCATTTTTTAATCTCCTGAATTATGTTTATGAAAAGACAAAGATTCCGGTCTTATGTCTTGCTGGTGGCTGTGCAATGAATAGCGTTGCTAATGGCAAAATTTTTGATAGAACCCCATTTAAAGAGGTTTTTATACAACCTGCAGCAGGTGATGCAGGTGGTGCGCTCGGAGCTGCATATTATGTTTATAACCATATCTTAGAAAATGAACGTAACTTTGTATTAAAAAATGCCTACTGGGGTCCACATTTTGAGGATTTTGAAATTGAACAATTGATCAATAAGACAATTAAACAATTAAACAATTGTTTAATTGTAAAAGTGTCAAATATAGATGAACTGTGTCAGAAAACAGCAAAGTATATTGCAGAAGGCAATGTGGTAGGCTGGTTTCAGGGAAGAATGGAGTGGGGTCCCAGGGCATTAGGTAATAGAAGCATTCTGGTGGACCCGAGAAGACCGGAGATGAAGGATATACTCAACGCCCGCATCAAAAGGCGCGAACCATTCCGTCCGTTTGCGCCATCAATCTTATTGGAAAAGGTTGGGGAATATTTTGAAAAAGATTATCCAGATCCGTTTATGATAAAGGTATACCCAATAAAGCAAGAGAAACGAGCCGTTATCCCGGCAGTTACACATATAGACGGGACCGGTAGATTGCAAACAGTGAGCAAAGATGAAAATCCGCTATACTGGAAATTGATAAAAGAATTTGAAAAACTTACCAGTGTCCCGGTTTTATTGAATACCTCTTTTAATGAGAACGAACCGATAGTATGCAAACCCGAGGAGGCACTTGATTGCTTCCTGCGCACGAAAATGGATATTCTGGTCCTGGGTAAGTTCATAATCAAAAAGAACCAATAACACTCCCAAAAACGGCATTTCGGTTTTTTAAAAAAGTGAAAAAATATGCGTAAACGGATACTACTTCTCAACCAAACGTTTTACCCTGACCAGGCAGCTACAAGCCAGTATTTGACTGACCTTGGTGTTGAACTTGCCAGCAAAGGGTATAATGTGACAGCGATATCCGATCGGCGTTGCTATG
This genomic stretch from candidate division WOR-3 bacterium harbors:
- a CDS encoding glycosyltransferase — protein: MKLLCVTPSYYPAFQFGGPIFAVHNLNKALVKKGVDVTVYTTNVGLDTKAENRNPKSEIYSVIDGVKVYYFTFVKFLEFLGTTGWQFSLPMARALNNNIKMFDIIYIVSTWNFPVALASYFCRKYKKPYIISPRGHLYNYVLQKKSWKKLPYYYLVLRRDLQNASAIHYTTEDEAEQSNSALGLKNKYFVIPNGIDLTASSNLKFKQNKSMQQIEQMEHDLITQLLNNLITRRIILFLGRIHWIKGLDILIPAYAKLLKEYNDLHLIIAGNDEAGYIKKVQNLLLKYNIQYLDLTDKFNQTYRINVTDETILCPESIFMRNTPQVTFTGMLTGSDKLEILSAADIFVLPSYSENFGMSVIEAMACGIPVVISNKVGIYREVEKNSAGIVVDANTESIYKGIKILLEDPKLRRDVAINGRKLVEKHYDIEKIAMRMIEVYNEILSLHKI
- a CDS encoding glycosyltransferase family 2 protein, translated to MSKLPISVIILTYNEEKNIEECLKSVYGWVEEIFIVDSYSTDKTLEIAKKYTDKIYQHEFETHTKQWQWALKTLPVISDWIFGLDADQRVSIELKRELESLFSNNLTDVDGVYVSRRQIFLGRWIKYGGYYPKYLLKIFKKDKVFFDESDYVDHHFYVKGKTIILKSDIIEDNVKERDSSFWLKKHIKYAELHAMEFLMPLNKKINPSFAGSPDERTLFLKNIYQRLPLFIRPFLYFFHRYFFRLGFLDGKEGLIFHFLQGFWYRFLVDAKIYEIEKRARVENRPIQEIINEFLMSMKQERGQEKIENR
- a CDS encoding carbamoyltransferase C-terminal domain-containing protein; protein product: MKHNIILGLNAYHGDSSACIIKDGKLIAAVEEERFRRIKHWAGFPAEAIKYCLSEAKVKIEDIDYIAINRNPKVHFIKKALFALSGSLSPKLVIDRLKNAARVQGIKQVLARELGVDEKNIRAEFYNVEHHIAHLASTFLVSPFKKSAIVSVDGFGDFVGAMWGIGEDKKIKVMDKVFFPHSLGLYYLAFTQYLGFPKYGDEYKVMGLAAYGKPVEIDKMRKIVKLNNNGKFELNLDYFVHHTEGATMTWDGGEPVLGPVFSKKMEQEFGKARKYGEKITSHHENVASSMQAMYEEAFFNLLNYVYEKTKIPVLCLAGGCAMNSVANGKIFDRTPFKEVFIQPAAGDAGGALGAAYYVYNHILENERNFVLKNAYWGPHFEDFEIEQLINKTIKQLNNCLIVKVSNIDELCQKTAKYIAEGNVVGWFQGRMEWGPRALGNRSILVDPRRPEMKDILNARIKRREPFRPFAPSILLEKVGEYFEKDYPDPFMIKVYPIKQEKRAVIPAVTHIDGTGRLQTVSKDENPLYWKLIKEFEKLTSVPVLLNTSFNENEPIVCKPEEALDCFLRTKMDILVLGKFIIKKNQ